The region GAGGATGGCAAACTAGAACAACACATGACCTCTCCATCCGGCATGGCTTCCTCATTGCATAGGCGCTTTATACAGTTGGACTGCTTTATGTGGTTGATCAGATCTCCAACTGTGCATGTAGAAGTCCGCTGAATAGAAGTTACCTCACTTTAGGTGATAAAGCCTTACAACACCCATCACTTCCCAGTAGAGTTGTAGTGTTCAAAACGTACAAGCCTGCTCTGATTCCAGAAAGAAAGTTAAGACTCTGTCCTTTGATGCATTAGTGGCACAGTCAGATTGTAGAAGAATGTGTAAGAGAAAATGTAATTGCAAACATATTTGGAAAATACTATTTGTGACATTCAGTAATAAGAAGATAAGTTTTTACCAGTTGTTTTGGCATAGCTTGTAATCCCAATACTCTGGAGGTAGAGGCCTGAAGATTAAGTTCAAGACAAGCCTGGATTATACAGAAAAACTCTGCTGGGGgatgagaatgtagcttagtggtagagtgcttgcctagcatgcatgaagccctgggttctgttcctcagcaccacataaacagaaagagccagtaGTAGTTACTATATCAGAGACTTGATATGGAATAATACAGCAACAAACAAGAAACACAGTGCCTATCCATAGAGTACATTACTAAAGCAGCTACTGGAGGCAATCATTACAAATTTTGCAAGGAAAGCTTGCCTCTACCCACACCAATCTTATTAGGTGTTATTATTTCCTAATCTGAAGAAACTTGCTTAGCATCTATCCTGTCCAAGCTCACACACACTGGGAAACTTGGTTTGAAATGTAACTCGGAGTTTCATGTTTGTGATTTTCTACATAATCTACCTCCAAGTAGAATTTTtacattcaaataaaattttaccTCAAGTTCTGTTCTGGGCACTCAAATGTGAACACAATGACAGAACATTAACTTTTATGCCAGGAAAATAAAGTACACTAAAACTTTCTATGACATAGCATAGATTTAGATTGctagggaagtggtgctgtggctcaagagttagagggctaaccttgagcaaaaagaagctggggaccgtgctcaatccctgagttcaagccccaggactggcaatagatagataaataggtagatagacagatagatagataaatagatagatagatagatagatagatagatagatagctgagcactggctcacacctataatcatagctactcaggaggctgagatctgaggatcatggttcaaagccagccagggcttaaaagtccttgagacccttgtctccaattaaccaccagaaaaccagaagtggctcaagtggtagagctctagcctagagctgaagagctcagggacagcacccaagcccagagttcaagccctacgatcaactaataaataagtaaataaatatataatgcagACCCAAGAgctgagatctctctctctctctctctctctctctctctctctctctctctctctctcacacacacacacacacacacacagtagtcaGATTTACAGCTTAAGGATGTAGGCAGTAAGTACATTAGCTATTGATGATCCTCAAGCTAGAGAAATAGTCCCTTCTtttgtgtggtttgttttttttaaaggaccgTCTACCAGTCCATTTAGAACACAGTGGGATGCCACTCTGGAAATTTCATGTAGCttcaagaaaagtaaataaatacaagatCCTGCTTCACCTAAGCCCCTGTGtacttcagattcttttttttggggggtggggggcatgtttttttggccagtcctagagcttgaactcagggcctgggcactgtgccactgtccctgagctttttttcctcaaggctagcactctaccactaagccacattcccagccatggctCTTCAGATTCTACTGCAGtaactccttccatttttttttcttgtgctagtactgggacttgaacttagggcctcatgctctagcttggcttttctgctcaaagctgatgctctatcacttgagccacaattccacttctggcttttggcaggttagttgaagataagagtctaatggctggcttcaaaccatgatcttcagatctcagtttcttgagtaactaggattatatatgTAAGCCACCATTACCTAGCCACTCTCCAAATTTTGAGTAGATTGGTCAACTACTACCAAACACTTAGAAGAAATGCCTTTATCTTGCAGTTTTCAtagttacagatttttttttttttttttttttttggccagtcctgggccttggactcagggcctgagcaccttccctggctttttcccgctcaaggctggcactctgccacctgagccacagcgccacttctggccggtttccatatatgtggtgctggggaatcgaaccaagagcttcatgtgtaggaggcaagcactcttgccactaggccatattcccagcccatagttaCAGATTTAGTTATAAGATAGTCTGGTTATAATCTGGGGGTATAGTTCAAATGGCAGACTTCCTGCCTAGCTAGTTTGAGACCCTCAATTCGAactccaggaccaccaaaaataaaaatatattttttaaggctTGTTGTAAATACAACCTTTCAGATTCCAGTGaatgtattttgtatttctaGTTTCTACCATCAGTTGATTTTAGTGCTGTGACATACTAGTAGTAGAAAAGATTGGCAGAAGTTTACTGAAGCACCCAACTGAACTAAGAAGAGGTTTCTTCTGCAGCTCTAATGGGAAACtgcttcttttcctctcattAATGATTTATTTGCAGTAGAGGCATGCTGACCTCTACCCCAGCATGATCAGGTGCCAGGCCGACGATAAGAGGCTGTGAGCCTGAAATTGGATGCTGACCTCATGGGACATCGATAGGACAGAGAGGGCACAGCGGTCACTAACTGTGCATCCACCTTTGTCAATATAGGCCCTGGAGGTTTGGAAAGGTTAGTATAAGGGGGCGGGTCTATGTGAGGGATTGTAGACATAGAGTTGCTGTCTGATGTCTGGAGAAATGAGAAGATCCTTTACAGGTGAGCCCAACAGGTCTCAAAGAACCTCTGCAAAGCTGGCTGTTCTTATGGGGatagaaaatatttctccatTTTTGGATGCGAGCCTAGAGACACTCAGGACTAATATGGCCTTATGTCCAAAAATGAGAGCTTTAGAGGCAAGGCCGGGGCCTACAGAATGTGAAGAGGCTGCTCTAGGGCTAGACCAGGCTGTTGTCACAGTGTTCCATTTCTGGGATATTGGCATAATACATGGCCAAAGTTAAAATATTCCATAGGGTGCTGAAGAACAGATGGGTAGCAACTATAGTTTGGTTTTCATCTACTTAATATTTATATTTGCCTCATTAGTCAAATTGGCTGAATTGTTCTGTTTCAaagtttttatttgaattatgttagctacctttttttttttatcctggggcttgaaatcagggctagAGTATTGtcctacagctctacttccagcttcctttggtggtaattggagatcagagtctcatgaactttcccgcctgggctaacatcaaactatgaccctcagatatctgccttctgaatagccaggatttcaggtgtaagccaccagcacctcactgTTGTTAGCAGCCTTTTATACTGAACACAGACTTTAGAGAAGTTCCTGCTACAGTAAATAAATATGTGTGCTCAGATATCTCACATATAAATGTGGATGGAAATAAACCAACATTTAGTGGACAGGGCCAGGCAGCATTCTAAGTACATTCATGTATGTTATTTAATTCAGTCTATCTGCTGACTCTGAAATAGACTTATAACTctactttatagatgaggaaactgagaaacGTAGAACACTTGATAATGTTTCCAAGATACTCAAACTCAGATCTTTCTGTTGACCACTATTTTGGCTTGGCAGGCAGGATGGGATGGGATcagatggggggggtggggtgggcatagGATAGGATATGGTAAGATAGGTTTCTGCTAGATTTGTGTTTGAGCAGTGCAGCAGCTGCCTctaaagtgtgaggccctgagttccagtcccaaaaAGCTAATGGGTAGAGTGGATAATGAACTCTgccgtgtgcatgcacacatgcgcacacatgcgcacacatgcacagggactgaggcttgaacctctGGACCTTGACACTGCCccttgagctttttactcaaggctggtactctaccatttaagcacagttccacttccagctttttgatagaagtaagagtttcatgaacttccctgctcaggctggttttgaactgcaatcttcagatctcagcttcctgagattacATGTAGTAGCTTATATTACAGCCAGTGGTACCTGGCTAAACTCTGCCTCTTAAAAGGAGGATCCGACTACCAATTTATTACATCTCTTCCTCACAACTTTTCTGACTAGACTTGGCTTCTTCAATCCCTCCCACTTCCTGTGCAGCATTCATTTTCCTTAAATACTGCTTTGTCCACAAGCTCCCCAGAGCTTTCCTTTTAGTTGCTATAACCTCTTTTGCCTAGCATTCAGAGATCTCCATGGCTGGTCTGACTAAATGCAGAGGCATAGTGCAGACAGACTAGCCATAGTCAGGGGAGACTCAGGTGTTGGTCCCAGCTTAGCCACCAACAAACTTTTTAACTACTCTTAGTTTCTGTCTGTTCACCTAGAAAATGAAGATATTTGGGCTAAATCTGTAGGGTTCTTGTCAGACTTAAGGTTTCAACTGAGTATACTTATTACTCCCAAAATAAAGTCTTCAACTGTAGTTAGGCTAAATTTCTTATTTTCCATTGAATAATTCCATGTCTACATTGCTTTTGGTGCTTACATTTCCTGCTTCCTGGATTGGGAATCAGGTTTTGCTTTCTTCACTGCTTGGTTTAGGTTGTGCCCATCATTTGTCTTTTCTATCTCTGCTATCGAAGTTGGTATTTCATTTCAGTGGGTCCAGACAACTACAGTATAACGTCACTGGGTGGGGTGAAACTGTATTTTATACGTTAACTAACAAGCTAGGTATCGAGTGAATAGTTGCAAATTGAATCTCCCCTTTCATCCCAGGTCATAGAAAATAGGAACGAGCTGAAAAGTTTCAGGAGACATAGCAGGATAAGAGTGCTTGGGCAGAGGCAGTGCTGATGTGGTAGATGGAGTTATATGAACCCAAGATAGTTGTAAATACTAGGCCGGTACAATGTATCCGTGGGCGATGGCTTTGCTGTTCATTTCTCCTTCCATCCCTTGACACTACTTCTCCTGTTTATTTCCTACAGTTTTCACCCTTTTCTTCCATCCGCTGTCATCATGACACTGACAAAAGGTTCCTTCACTTACTCCAGTGGGGAGGAATATCGTGGAGAGTGGAAGGAAGGTAAGAATGACCCACCGCAACTCTCCAGGGATGAACACTTTGGCTAAAGGAAAAATATGTCAAGATGGgtagccagctttttttttttttttttttttttgccagtcctgggccttgaactcaggactgaacactgtccctggcttctttttgctcaaagctagcactctaccacttgagccacactgctacttctggctttttctatatatgtggtgttgaggaattggacccaaggcttcatgtagtcttgccactaggccatattcccagcccaggtagcCAGCTTTATGGTGCTTTGTTCCCCCTGCAACATTTAACTCCACAGAGtacctttgttttcttctaggaGGTAATAAAGGAATTAGAAAAATGCTGTTATTAATCCAACCACTAGATAATATGCTAAATCGTTCCACCTCCAAATTTACTGTGTTTTAACACCTTTTCATCCTTTAGTGTATTACTTGGGAAATGCTTAAATAAAAGCTAATGTACTCTGTAGAtcaaaatgaattcttttttttttttggccagtcctgggccttggactcagggcctaagcactgtccctggcttcttcccgctcaaggctagcactctgccacttgagccacagcgcctctgctggccgttttctgtatatgtggtgctggggaatcgaacctagggcctcgtgtatccgaggcaggcactcttgccactaggctatatccccagccccaaaatgaatTCTTTTAAGTGCCTGTAAATTAGAAGACTTACTCGCAATGACTTGGCTGCAGTGACTGTTAAGAAGTTAGAGAAGGTCAGGAAATTAGGGCAGATACTCTCACAAATGACATTCTTTCCTTTGAATTTCCCCTCACAGCTTGTTATATTTGGAAGTGTCCATTCATAGAAATAGTAAAGCTCTTTGGAGCCTGAAACTATACAAGAAGCAGTTTAATGGTATTCTGTATAGAACCACAGCCTAGCCACTTAAAAGTCTTGCTCAGTTTTGTAGTCTGGTTTGTAAGCACAGCCCTATTGATGTAATAGAGCTCAAACCAGTGAAAGCTGGTTAGGTTTGCCCTATAGCTTCATGATGCTAAATAAAgggttctttttttctcaaagagcAACATAGGTAAGGGTAGAGGCCTGACAAGTCAGGCTTCTTGCTAcatttatagttttgttctaACACTTACAGATCTGGAATTTTAAGTTACTTCCCTTTGCCTCCGTTTCCTgatctataataataatataataatagtacTGTGGCTGCCTCACAAGATTGTCATAGGATTAAATATGATAAATACAAAGTGCTTAGAAGGGTGGGTAGCACATAGAAAAGACACAATAAATGTTAGCTGCTGTTATTTTAAGAGTTTCCTTATCATTCCTATTTAGAGACCTGCTCTAAATCTGATGCTGACTTAAAATGGGACGTTCCAGGAGCTTAAGTCTAGTACCTGATTCTCTTCCCTTTCTaccacagtgtttttttttttcattttgtgggTAGGGTGGTGGAAAATAGGAGATACTGAGTAAGTGAGAAGGGACCCTAAAGCTGCTCCATTCCAATCTGACACCTGTCCTTTTTGCTCAGGCCGAAGACATGGTTTTGGTCAGCTGATGTTTGCAGATGGTGGCACCTACTTGGGTCATTTTGAAAATGGGCTCTTTAATGGCTTTGGGGTACTGACCTTCTCAGATGGCTCAAGGTGAGTATTAGTTTACTCCTTTCCCAGCTTTTAAACTAGAGAGGCTCTGATTTTAAAATGGGTCATTGGTGAATATCTGGTCAACCCTGAACTCATCCCAGGCTCTGAAGAAAACAATTAGTGATTCTTTTAttggttacttttttttcccagtcctggggcttagactcagggcctgagtactgtccttggcttctttttgctcaaggctagcactctacctcttgacccacagcaccacttccagctttttctgtttatgtgatgctaaggaatcgaacctagggcttcatgcatgctaggcaagcactctacctctgagccacatttccagccctggttACTTTTAAAGTAAATCTAAAATTGGAAATGTAAAGGAGGTGAGTGCCCCTCTATCCCACCTCCATTGACCTGAGTTCTTTTCTTGAGATAGAGCCTCATAATGTCCATActttctagccttttctgctgTCTGGAAATAGGATGGATGGGACAGGTGGAACTCTTTTGCTCCTTGTCATTATTAACTAACTCCTGTCAGCAGCTGTTTGACTCAATTAACCAACACAAGGAACTGGCCCATAAAAGGCTAGCTAACATCTTGGTGTGTCTACAGGTATGAGGGAGAGTTTGCCCAGGGAAAGTTTAATGGCGTCGGAGTCTTCATTCGACATGACAACATGACCTTTGAGGGGGAATTTAAAAATGGCAGAGTAGATGGTTTTGGTAAGTTTCAGCCCTAGGGATAACTTTGGCATGGTGGACGTATGCCTTCttagttggttggttgttttttg is a window of Perognathus longimembris pacificus isolate PPM17 chromosome 2, ASM2315922v1, whole genome shotgun sequence DNA encoding:
- the Morn4 gene encoding MORN repeat-containing protein 4 codes for the protein MTLTKGSFTYSSGEEYRGEWKEGRRHGFGQLMFADGGTYLGHFENGLFNGFGVLTFSDGSRYEGEFAQGKFNGVGVFIRHDNMTFEGEFKNGRVDGFGLLTFPDGSHGIPRNEGLFENNKLLRREKCSAVVQRAQSASKSARNLTA